A genomic stretch from Psilocybe cubensis strain MGC-MH-2018 chromosome 1, whole genome shotgun sequence includes:
- a CDS encoding Eukaryotic translation initiation factor 4E-1 — MSATSTLTGPALQASRAALSAALADHPPVTSENDDLESGEIQEVDMQAQAEGIRTVFSDPSNFNVKHPLYSPWTLWFDSPATKGRNMPQTPVSAFPQTPVIPQTPGVAAAQGWMEDIKRVISFDSVEEFWGLYNNIIPPSQLPQKANYYLFKDGIIPAWEDEANKNGGKWSIQLPKDKNRGQVDKMWLYTMLAAIGETFDPSPAPADGSSSASLITGVIVSTRPQFYRLSIWTRLAPSASDDEANTILRERIEGVGKHFKTSVLGYPEGARLAGPLATEVEFLSHKDSEKKGKPKKLIV; from the exons ATGAGCGCAACTTCCACTCTGACCGGCCCCGCACTCCAAGCGTCGAGAGCTGCGCTCTCTGCCGCGCTTGCTGACCACCCTCCTGTCACCTCTGAGAATGATGATTTGGAATCCGGGGAGATCCAAGAAGTCGATATGCAGGCCCAGGCTGAGGGAATCAGAACCGTTTTCAGCGATCCTTCCAACTTCAACGTCAAG CACCCTTTGTACTCTCCATGGACCCTCTGGTTTGACTCACCCGCAACTAAAGGTCGCAACATGCCACAAACACCTGTGTCAGCGTTTCCACAGACCCCTGTCATCCCCCAGACCCCCGGCGTTGCTGCTGCACAGGGCTGGATGGAGGATATCAAGCGCGTAATCAGTTTTGATAGTGTAGAGGAATTTTGGGG CTTGTACAACAATATCATACCACCTTCGCAACTTCCTCAAAAGGCCAATTATTATCTGTTCAAG GATGGTATCATCCCTGCCTGGGAGGACGAAGCAAACAAGAACGGTGGCAAATGGAGTATTCAGCTGCCAAAAGATAAAAATCGCGGCCAAGTTGATAAAATGTGGCTGTATACG ATGCTCGCTGCGATTGGCGAGACCTTTGACCCGTCACCCGCACCTGCGGATGGCAGTAGTTCTGCGTCGTTAATCACGGGAGTCATCGTATCGACACGACCGCAGTTCTACCGACTTTCGATATGGACGCGCTTGGCGCCGTCTGCCTCGGACGACGAGGCGAACACTATTCTACGAGAACGCATTGAGGGCGTAGGAAAGCACTTCAAGACGAGTGTGCTCGGATATCCTGAAGGCGCACGACTTGCAGGACCACTTGCGACTGAAGTTGAATTTCTGTCGCACAAAGACTCTGAGAAAAAGGGCAAACCAAAGAAATTGATTGTCTAG
- a CDS encoding Solute carrier family 25 member 40: MSSMARTLPAEVVCVWEGGLFKTERVNGFFDAFKHVARAEGVRGLWKGAGTTLVIGVPSSSAYILTYDHLLNVMLPPLIPSQTMVPLFAGVIARSAITSIMSPLELLRTNLQSTPLSADNPHTVRSVLNSFRTLVQQQGFTSLWRGLGPTLWRDVPFSGFYWASYETWKRNFGKYGYSGAWVAFLSGAISGTSAALITSPFDVLKTRRQALIMSSSNHHVTRTLPLLVQLIRAEGTSALFTGLTPRIAKIAPACGIMIACFEGVGKFLTKPS; encoded by the exons ATGTCCTCGATGGCCAGAACGTTACCCGCAGAGGTCGTCTGCGTGTGGGAAGGCGGTCTGTTCAAGACCGAGCGTGTAAACGGCTTTTTCGATGCATTCAAACATGTCGCTAGGGCAGAAGGCGTACGAGGTCTCTGGAAGGGCGCCGGCACGACTCT TGTCATTGgtgttccctcttcctcgGCTTACATTCTCACATATGACCATCTCCTGAATGTCATGCTACCACCTCTAATACCCTCGCAGACCATGGTACCTCTTTTCGCTGGTGTTATAGCTCGATCTGCTATAACTTCAATAATGTCGCCGTTGGAACTTCTCCGTACCAACTTGCAGTCAACTCCTCTCTCGGCAGACAACCCGCACACCGTGCGCTCAGTGCTGAATTCATTTCGCACTCTGGTCCAGCAACAAGGTTTTACTAGTTTATGGCGCGGCCTCGGTCCTACATTATGGCGAGACGTCCCGTTTTCTGGTTTCTATTGGGCGAGCTACGAAACATGGAAGCGCAATTTTGGAAAATATGGTTACTCTGGAGCTTGGGTTGCTTTCCTTAGTGGTGCTATTAGTGGAACTTCTGCAGCATTGATTACTTCGCCCTTCGATGTGCTCAAGACGCGGAGACAGGCTCTCATAATGTCATCCTCTAACCACCATGTTACGCGCACATTGCCACTTCTTGTTCAGCTTATTCGTGCCGAGGGAACATCAGCCTTGTTTACTGGTCTCACCCCGCGCATTGCCAAAATTGCCCCTGCCTGTGGCATCATGATTGCCTGCTTCGAG GGCGTCGGTAAATTCCTCACAAAACCGTCATAA
- a CDS encoding Vacuolar morphogenesis protein 7-like protein (Vacuolar morphogenesis protein 7 homolog), with protein sequence MTAIQAVFIRGYEERTSPKPHIVYRIDIQAHVRSWQMWRRYSEFDDLHAELTKATGVPPPCTLPPKHKFSILRSHTNNKALEERRVGLEAYLRAIVSAKEDKWRETYAFKEFLGVPIGKLGNDGAAAPTQFTSASWLDEHAELQARLRDVWADINRRDALSDRGDVVSAHKSNVGAKSKLAGVLSRIGTLGRGLQELGMGGMSEGELQRRTDMVARLQDDCEKLSRVVSVARQTGMRPGGTTSSAAAAVSSTRPAEADREALLGPAATKPARRVFGAPPQETEVTRPLDNVGLLSMQQTQIQQQDNQLSQLTTILQRQRHLGEAIGSEIALQIEMLDDLSGEVDRVGGKLHSASKQMNKLS encoded by the coding sequence ATGACCGCCATCCAAGCTGTCTTTATTCGAGGCTACGAAGAGCGTACGTCCCCCAAACCACACATAGTTTATCGCATCGACATCCAAGCTCACGTCCGATCATGGCAAATGTGGCGCCGCTATTCCGAGTTCGATGACCTCCACGCCGAGCTCACCAAAGCAACAGGGGTGCCCCCACCGTGCACGCTTCCACCCAAACACAAGTTTTCCATCCTGCGTTCCCACACCAATAACAAGGCCTTGGAGGAGCGACGCGTGGGACTAGAAGCCTATCTACGGGCCATCGTCAGTGCAAAGGAGGACAAATGGCGAGAAACATATGCGTTCAAAGAGTTTCTGGGGGTGCCCATTGGGAAACTGGGCAACGACGGGGCTGCTGCGCCGACCCAGTTCACGTCTGCGTCATGGCTTGACGAACACGCAGAGCTGCAGGCGCGCCTGCGGGACGTGTGGGCGGATATCAACAGACGCGATGCGCTCTCCGATCGTGGGGATGTCGTCTCGGCACACAAGAGCAACGTCGGGGCAAAATCCAAACTGGCTGGTGTGCTATCCCGGATTGGTACGCTTGGACGCGGGCTGCAGGAGCTAGGAATGGGTGGTATGAGCGAGGGTGAACTGCAGCGGCGTACGGATATGGTCGCGCGCTTGCAGGATGACTGCGAGAAGCTGAGTCGCGTTGTGTCGGTTGCCCGCCAGACAGGCATGAGACCCGGGGGGACCACCTCTTCTGCTGCGGCTGCAGTTTCGTCAACGAGGCCGGCAGAAGCGGATAGAGAAGCGTTGCTGGGTCCCGCAGCGACCAAGCCAGCCAGACGCGTCTTCGGTGCCCCGCCTCAGGAAACGGAGGTTACGCGTCCACTGGACAACGTCGGCCTGCTTAGCATGCAGCAAACCCAGATTCAACAACAGGATAACCAACTCTCACAACTGACAACAATCCTGCAGCGGCAAAGACACCTTGGGGAAGCTATTGGAAGTGAGATTGCTTTGCAGATAGAGATGCTAGACGATCTATCAGGTGAGGTGGACAGAGTTGGAGGCAAACTGCACTCTGCGAGCAAGCAGATGAACAAATTATCATGA